Genomic segment of Amphibacillus xylanus NBRC 15112:
CAATGTTACTGGTGTATACACCCATTTTGCAACAGCAGATGAAGAGGATACAGATTATTACGAATTCCAAGTGAGTCGATTTGAGCCTTTATTAGAAATAATCAAACAATCAGTAAAACAGGATTTAACAATTCATATCGGTAATAGTGCGGTTTCACTCAGACATCTGAATCACCTGTATCATGCTGTTCGATTTGGTATTGGAATGTACGGGTTATATCCATCAACTTATTTAAAAGAAAATCGTCCATTTGATCTCGTACCAGCTTTATCATTAAAGACGCAACTCTCACACGTGAAAAGGGTAAATCCCGGTGAGTCAATTAGTTATGGTACAACATATAAAGCGGAGAAACATGAGTGGATAGGAACGATTCCAATCGGATATGGTGACGGGATTCAAAGAAGGTGGCAAAATTTTGAAGTTTTAATTGATGGAAAAAGAATGCCGCTAGTTGGGCGAATTTGTATGGATCAATGTATGGTTCGGCTAGATCAAGCATATCCTATTGGTACAGAAGTTACTTTTATTGGGCAGCAAGGTAAAGAATCGATTTATTTGGAGGAAATTGCAACGCATTTGGATACTATTAATTATGAAGTTGCTTGCTTATTGACAGATCGACTACCACGTATGTATTTAAATGAAAAAGCTACAGAATAGAAAGTTGATATATTTGACATATTTAAATAAAAAAACTAG
This window contains:
- the alr gene encoding alanine racemase; this translates as MKSVKYRPAQIEIDLSAIRKNIHSLQATLEPQTDIIAVVKANGYGHGDVQVARAALEAGATGLAVALLEEAIKLRESGIAAPILVMGWVAPEFADIANEYGITLTVFQASWLESYYQLSNSTAKLPIHIKLDTGMGRIGIREESELNDFLGKLDQSRINVTGVYTHFATADEEDTDYYEFQVSRFEPLLEIIKQSVKQDLTIHIGNSAVSLRHLNHLYHAVRFGIGMYGLYPSTYLKENRPFDLVPALSLKTQLSHVKRVNPGESISYGTTYKAEKHEWIGTIPIGYGDGIQRRWQNFEVLIDGKRMPLVGRICMDQCMVRLDQAYPIGTEVTFIGQQGKESIYLEEIATHLDTINYEVACLLTDRLPRMYLNEKATE